A genomic region of Burkholderia humptydooensis contains the following coding sequences:
- a CDS encoding LysR family transcriptional regulator: MDRLELRHVRAFLCVARHLHFARAADELDVAPPALTRLIQDAERLLGVRLFHRTRRSVALSAAGAVYLGEAQAALAHLARGRELAALAERGEIGRIEVGYVSSAAYAGVLQRTVGAFRDAHPRIGVDVREVPMGDVAAQLDAGTLDVAYVRPPLPLPDGVSTHTVHRDVFVVAVHEHSPLAARASIRPAALAGERFVVPEQALGTLEVARRGRFEPVVDARPGALVAVLAHVSVSGAAAIVPQSLVGCVSLPGVAYRPIEGKPIPSEVAIAYRKHEKAPAVRAFVRYVRQAAL, from the coding sequence ATGGATCGCCTCGAACTGCGCCACGTCCGGGCGTTTCTCTGCGTCGCGCGGCATCTGCACTTCGCGCGCGCGGCGGACGAGCTCGACGTCGCGCCGCCCGCGCTGACGCGGCTCATCCAGGATGCGGAGCGGCTTCTCGGCGTGCGGCTCTTTCATCGCACGCGGCGCTCGGTCGCGCTGAGCGCGGCGGGTGCGGTCTACCTCGGCGAAGCGCAGGCGGCGCTCGCGCATCTCGCGCGCGGCCGCGAGCTGGCGGCGCTTGCCGAGCGCGGCGAAATCGGGCGGATCGAGGTTGGGTACGTGTCGTCGGCCGCGTATGCGGGCGTGCTGCAACGCACGGTCGGCGCGTTTCGCGACGCGCATCCGCGCATCGGCGTCGACGTGCGCGAAGTGCCGATGGGCGATGTCGCCGCGCAGCTCGACGCTGGCACGCTCGACGTCGCATACGTGCGCCCGCCGCTGCCGCTGCCGGACGGCGTGTCGACGCACACAGTGCACCGCGACGTGTTCGTCGTCGCGGTGCACGAGCATTCGCCGCTCGCGGCGCGCGCGTCGATCCGGCCGGCCGCGCTCGCGGGCGAGCGCTTCGTCGTGCCCGAGCAGGCGCTCGGCACGCTGGAGGTGGCGCGCCGCGGGCGTTTCGAGCCGGTCGTCGACGCGCGGCCGGGCGCGCTCGTCGCGGTGCTCGCGCACGTGTCGGTCAGCGGAGCCGCCGCGATCGTGCCGCAGTCGCTCGTCGGCTGCGTGTCGCTGCCGGGCGTCGCGTACCGGCCGATCGAAGGCAAGCCGATTCCGTCGGAAGTGGCGATTGCGTATCGCAAGCACGAGAAGGCGCCCGCGGTGCGCGCGTTCGTGCGGTACGTGCGGCAGGCGGCGCTTTAG